A single genomic interval of Lathyrus oleraceus cultivar Zhongwan6 chromosome 7, CAAS_Psat_ZW6_1.0, whole genome shotgun sequence harbors:
- the LOC127101207 gene encoding elongation factor 1-alpha → MGKEKVHINIVVIGHVDSGKSTTTGHLIYKLGGIDKRVIERFEKEAAEMNKRSFKYAWVLDKLKAERERGITIDIALWKFETTKYYCTVIDAPGHRDFIKNMITGTSQADCAVLIIDSTTGGFEAGISKDGQTREHALLAFTLGVKQMICCCNKMDATTPKYSKGRYDEIVKEVASYLKKVGYNPDKIPFVPISGFEGDNMIERSTNLDWYKGPTLLEALDNVNEPKRPSDKPLRLPLQDVYKIGGIGTVPVGRVETGTIKPGMVVTFGPTGLQTEVKSVEMHHEALTEALPGDNVGFNVKNVAVKDLKRGFVASNSKDDPAKEAANFTSQVIIMNHPGQIGNGYAPVLDCHTSHIAVKFAELVTKIDRRSGKEIEKEPKFLKNGDAGIIKMIPTKPMVVETFSQYPPLGRFAVRDMRQTVAVGVIKAVEKKEPTGAANKIKKK, encoded by the exons ATGGGAAAAGAAAAGGTTCatattaacattgttgtcattgGCCATGTCGACTCTGGGAAGTCAACTACCACTGGTCACTTGATCTACAAGCTTGGCGGTATTGACAAGCGTGTGATCGAGAGGTTTGAGAAAGAAGCTGCTGAGATGAACAAGCGTTCATTCAAGTATGCTTGGGTGCTTGACAAGCTCAAGGCTGAACGTGAAAGAGGTATCACTATTGACATTGCATTGTGGAAGTTTGAGACTACTAAGTACTACTGCACTGTCATTGATGCTCCCGGCCACAGAGATTTTATTAAGAACATGATTACTGGGACATCTCAAGCTGATTGTGCTGTTCTCATCATTGATTCCACTACTGGTGGTTTTGAAGCCGGTATTTCCAAGGATGGCCAGACCCGTGAACATGCGCTCCTTGCATTCACTCTTGGTGTCAAGCAAATGATTTGTTGCTGCAATAAG ATGGATGCTACTACACCCAAGTACTCCAAGGGTaggtatgatgaaattgtcaAGGAAGTTGCATCCTATTTGAAGAAGGTTGGCTACAACCCCGACAAAATCCCATTTGTTCCCATTTCTGGTTTTGAGGGAGATAACATGATTGAGCGCTCTACAAATCTTGACTGGTACAAGGGTCCAACCCTTCTTGAGGCCCTTGACAATGTCAATGAGCCTAAGAGGCCATCTGACAAACCCCTTCGATTACCACTTCAGGATGTCTACAAGATTGGAGGAATTGGAACTGTGCCTGTGGGGCGTGTTGAGACTGGTACTATAAAACCTGGAATGGTGGTCACTTTTGGGCCAACTGGACTGCAAACTGAAGTCAAGTCTGTGGAGATGCACCATGAAGCTCTCACAGAAGCCCTACCTGGTGACAATGTCGGATTTAATGTTAAGAATGTTGCTGTCAAGGATCTCAAGCGTGGTTTCGTTGCCTCAAACTCCAAGGATGACCCAGCTAAGGAGGCTGCTAATTTCACATCTCAAGTGATCATCATGAATCACCCTGGCCAGATTGGAAATGGCTATGCCCCTGTTCTTGACTGCCACACCTCCCACATTGCTGTCAAGTTTGCTGAGCTGGTTACCAAGATTGACAGACGTTCTGGTAAAGAGATTGAGAAGGAGCCCAAGTTCTTAAAGAATGGTGATGCTGGTATTATTAAGATGATTCCCACCAAGCCCATGGTGGTTGAAACTTTCTCTCAATATCCTCCACTTGGCCGTTTCGCTGTCAGAGACATGCGTCAAACTGTAGCTGTTGGGGTCATCAAGGCTGTGGAGAAGAAGGAACCCACAGGAGCAGCTAATAAGATAAAGAAGAAGTGA